A single Oryza brachyantha chromosome 8, ObraRS2, whole genome shotgun sequence DNA region contains:
- the LOC102717917 gene encoding nuclear transcription factor Y subunit C-2-like, whose product MDHPKHNKANEGLTGDNHDDTYAVTTYQPLVMVHGNASGSAAFPTASEGAPVYPASNPPQLPEQPQLAIQQVQQLQEQQKQQLQAFWADQMTEIEQMSEFKLPNLPLARIKRIMKADEDVKMIAGEAPALFAKACEMFILDLTMRSWQQTEENRRRTVQRNDIEAAIKKTDIFDFLVDIFDHQEGGTGSQVASMNAMVSPYAPGVAFPYELYPNQHPLVLMWPPQEQHEQWPPQDYQQQQQQQQDSGGGGQDE is encoded by the coding sequence ATGGACCATCCTAAACATAACAAGGCAAATGAGGGTCTGACCGGTGACAACCATGACGACACCTATGCCGTAACAACATATCAACCTCTAGTGATGGTACATGGAAACGCCTCAGGCAGTGCTGCCTTTCCAACAGCTTCCGAGGGTGCTCCAGTCTATCCAGCCAGCAACCCACCGCAGCTTCCAGAGCAGCCGCAGCTTGCAATCCAGCAAGTCCAGCAGCTCCAggagcagcagaagcagcagctccAGGCCTTCTGGGCCGACCAGATGACCGAGATTGAGCAGATGTCCGAGTTCAAGCTCCCCAATCTTCCCCTTGCAAGGATCAAGAGGATCATGAAGGCCGACGAGGATGTCAAGATGATCGCGGGCGAGGCGCCGGCTCTCTTTGCCAAGGCCTGTGAGATGTTCATCCTGGACCTGACAATGCGTTCTTGGCAGCAGACCGAGGAGAACAGGAGGAGGACGGTGCAGAGGAATGACATCGAGGCTGCAATCAAGAAGACTGACATCTTTGATTTCTTGGTGGACATCTTTGATCATCAGGAGGGTGGCACGGGCTCGCAGGTTGCATCCATGAATGCCATGGTTTCGCCGTATGCCCCAGGTGTGGCTTTTCCCTATGAACTGTATCCAAACCAGCATCCCCTCGTACTCATGTGGCCTCCACAAGAGCAGCACGAGCAGTGGCCCCCACAAGAttatcagcagcagcagcagcagcaacaggaTTCTGGTGGCGGTGGACAAGATGAATAG
- the LOC102717638 gene encoding putative potassium transporter 12 isoform X1, whose amino-acid sequence MASISDSETTNHGSIWDLDQNLDQPMDEEASRLKNMYTEKKFSSILLLRLAFQSLGVVFGDLGTSPLYVFYNIFPHGVDEDEDVIGALSLIIYTITLIPLMKYVFVVLRANDNGQGGTFALYSLLCRHAKVSTIPNQHKTDEELTTYSRQTYEENSLAAKVKRWLEGRPYKKNCLLILVLIGTCTAIGDGILTPAISVLSASGGIRVQNQKMSTDVVVVVAVIILIGLFSMQHYGTDKVGWLFAPIVLLWFILIGTIGALNIHKYNNSVLKAYNPVYIYRYFRRGKSESWTSLGGIMLSITGTEALYADLCHFPVFAIQIAFTLVVFPCLLLAYTGQAAYIISNKDHVVDAFYRSIPDTIYWPVFIIATLAAIVASQATISATYSIIKQALALGCFPRVSVVHTSKKFLGQIYIPDINWVLMILCIAVTAGFKNQSQIGNAYGTAVVIVMLVTTFLMVPIMLLVWKSHWILVVIFIVLSLMVELPYFTACINKVDQGGWVPLVVAIAFFIIMYVWHFCTVKRYEFEMHSKVSMAWILGLGPSLGLVRVPGIGFVYTELASGVPHIFSHFITNLPAIHSVVVFVCVKYLPVYTVPVEERFIVKRIGPKNFHMFRCVARYGYKDIHKRDDDFEKMLLDRLLLFVRLESMMDDYSDSEDFTMMEEKTQGSSNALLLTGKAGSNTMCSTGDLSYSSQDSIVPAKSPLRGNSLTRYSNQTFGDELEFLNRCKDAGVVHILGNTIVHARPDSGIIKKVAVNYVFAFLRKICRENSVIFNVPHESLLNVGQIYYI is encoded by the exons ATGGCGTCGATATCGGATAGCGAGACGACGAATCATGGGAGCATATGGGATTTGGATCAGAACCTTGATCAGCCCATGGATGAGGAGGCCAGTCGGCTCAAGAACATGTACACAGAGAAG AAGTTCTCGTCGATTTTGTTACTACGGCTCGCATTTCAGAGCCTTGGTGTTGTCTTCGGTGACTTAGGTACATCTCCATTGTATGTTTTCTACAATATCTTCCCTCATGGAGTCGACGAGGATGAGGATGTTATCGGAGCTCTTTCTTTGATCATTTACACCATCACCCTCATTCCTCTGATGAAGTATGTCTTTGTTGTCTTGCGGGCAAATGATAATGGCCAAG GCGGCACGTTCGCTCTCTATTCTTTACTTTGCCGGCATGCAAAGGTCAGCACTATACCCAACCAACATAAGACAGATGAAGAGTTAACAACATATAGTCGGCAAACTTATGAAGAGAATTCACTTGCAGCAAAAGTAAAGAGATGGCTAGAGGGACGTCCATATAAAAAGAACTGTCTTCTTATTCTAGTTCTCATTGGTACCTGTACAGCCATTGGAGATGGGATCCTTACTCCTGCTATATCAG TTCTCTCTGCGTCAGGTGGAATAAGAGTTCAAAATCAGAAGATGAGTACAG ATGTGGTTGTAGTCGTTGCTGTGATCATTCTAATTGGCTTATTCAGCATGCAACACTATGGTACAGATAAAGTTGGATGGCTCTTTGCACCTATAGTGCTCCTTTGGTTTATCCTAATTGGGACTATTGGGGCACTGAACATACACAAGTACAACAATTCAGTCCTAAAAGCCTATAATCCGGTCTATATCTATCGATATTTCCGACGAGGGAAGTCTGAGAGCTGGACCTCCCTTGGAGGAATCATGCTTAGCATCACAG GGACCGAAGCATTATATGCTGATTTATGTCATTTCCCTGTCTTTGCCATTCAG ATTGCTTTCACGTTAGTGGTGTTCCCTTGCCTTCTCCTCGCGTACACTGGGCAGGCGGCATACATTATTAGCAACAAGGACCATGTAGTTGATGCCTTCTATCGCTCCATTCCAG ATACCATTTACTGGCCAGTCTTCATTATTGCAACCCTTGCAGCAATAGTTGCAAGTCAAGCCACTATATCTGCTACGTACTCAATAATAAAGCAAGCTCTCGCACTGGGCTGTTTCCCTCGAGTCAGTGTTGTCCACACCTCAAAGAAATTTCTCGGGCAGATTTACATCCCTGACATCAACTGGGTACTTATGATTCTTTGCATTGCAGTAACAGCTGGATTCAAGAACCAAAGCCAGATAGGAAATGCATATG GCACTGCTGTGGTGATAGTTATGCTGGTCACAACATTCCTCATGGTCCCAATAATGTTGTTAGTATGGAAAAGCCACTGGATCCTTGTGGTCATTTTTATTGTGCTCTCGTTGATGGTGGAGCTCCCATACTTCACAGCCTGCATTaacaaagttgaccaaggtgGTTGGGTTCCACTTGTAGTTGCAATTGCATTCTTCATCATCATGTATGTGTGGCATTTCTGCACCGTGAAGCGATATGAATTCGAGATGCACAGCAAGGTTTCCATGGCCTGGATTCTAGGACTTGGGCCAAGCCTCGGCCTTGTCAGGGTTCCTGGGATAGGCTTTGTATACACCGAGCTGGCAAGTGGCGTCCCGCATATCTTCTCCCATTTCATCACCAACCTTCCTGCCATCCATTCAGTTGTTGTCTTCGTTTGTGTCAAGTACCTTCCAGTATATACTGTCCCGGTCGAAGAACGGTTCATCGTGAAGAGGATCGGGCCAAAGAACTTCCACATGTTCCGCTGTGTCGCGAGGTACGGATACAAGGACATCCACAAGAGAGATGACGACTTCGAGAAGATGCTCCTCGACAGGCTCTTGCTCTTTGTCAGGCTGGAGAGCATGATGGATGACTATTCAGACTCTGAAGACTTCACTATGATGGAGGAGAAGACTCAGGGATCAAGCAATGCACTGCTGCTAACTGGTAAGGCTGGGAGCAACACAATGTGCTCCACTGGTGACCTGAGCTACTCATCACAGGATTCCATTGTGCCTGCCAAGTCACCACTAAGAGGGAACAGCCTGACAAGGTACTCGAATCAGACATTTGGCGATGAACTGGAGTTCCTGAACCGGTGCAAGGATGCTGGCGTCGTGCACATACTGGGGAACACAATTGTTCATGCACGACCAGATTCAGGGATCATCAAGAAGGTTGCTGTAAATTATGTGTTTGCATTCCTCAGGAAGATTTGCAGGGAGAACAGTGTGATATTTAATGTTCCCCATGAAAGTCTGCTCAATGTAGGCCAGATATActatatatga
- the LOC102717638 gene encoding putative potassium transporter 12 isoform X2, translated as MASISDSETTNHGSIWDLDQNLDQPMDEEASRLKNMYTEKKFSSILLLRLAFQSLGVVFGDLGTSPLYVFYNIFPHGVDEDEDVIGALSLIIYTITLIPLMKYVFVVLRANDNGQDFTHRRHVRSLFFTLPACKAKVKRWLEGRPYKKNCLLILVLIGTCTAIGDGILTPAISVLSASGGIRVQNQKMSTDVVVVVAVIILIGLFSMQHYGTDKVGWLFAPIVLLWFILIGTIGALNIHKYNNSVLKAYNPVYIYRYFRRGKSESWTSLGGIMLSITGTEALYADLCHFPVFAIQIAFTLVVFPCLLLAYTGQAAYIISNKDHVVDAFYRSIPDTIYWPVFIIATLAAIVASQATISATYSIIKQALALGCFPRVSVVHTSKKFLGQIYIPDINWVLMILCIAVTAGFKNQSQIGNAYGTAVVIVMLVTTFLMVPIMLLVWKSHWILVVIFIVLSLMVELPYFTACINKVDQGGWVPLVVAIAFFIIMYVWHFCTVKRYEFEMHSKVSMAWILGLGPSLGLVRVPGIGFVYTELASGVPHIFSHFITNLPAIHSVVVFVCVKYLPVYTVPVEERFIVKRIGPKNFHMFRCVARYGYKDIHKRDDDFEKMLLDRLLLFVRLESMMDDYSDSEDFTMMEEKTQGSSNALLLTGKAGSNTMCSTGDLSYSSQDSIVPAKSPLRGNSLTRYSNQTFGDELEFLNRCKDAGVVHILGNTIVHARPDSGIIKKVAVNYVFAFLRKICRENSVIFNVPHESLLNVGQIYYI; from the exons ATGGCGTCGATATCGGATAGCGAGACGACGAATCATGGGAGCATATGGGATTTGGATCAGAACCTTGATCAGCCCATGGATGAGGAGGCCAGTCGGCTCAAGAACATGTACACAGAGAAG AAGTTCTCGTCGATTTTGTTACTACGGCTCGCATTTCAGAGCCTTGGTGTTGTCTTCGGTGACTTAGGTACATCTCCATTGTATGTTTTCTACAATATCTTCCCTCATGGAGTCGACGAGGATGAGGATGTTATCGGAGCTCTTTCTTTGATCATTTACACCATCACCCTCATTCCTCTGATGAAGTATGTCTTTGTTGTCTTGCGGGCAAATGATAATGGCCAAG actTTACTCACAGGCGGCACGTTCGCTCTCTATTCTTTACTTTGCCGGCATGCAAAG CAAAAGTAAAGAGATGGCTAGAGGGACGTCCATATAAAAAGAACTGTCTTCTTATTCTAGTTCTCATTGGTACCTGTACAGCCATTGGAGATGGGATCCTTACTCCTGCTATATCAG TTCTCTCTGCGTCAGGTGGAATAAGAGTTCAAAATCAGAAGATGAGTACAG ATGTGGTTGTAGTCGTTGCTGTGATCATTCTAATTGGCTTATTCAGCATGCAACACTATGGTACAGATAAAGTTGGATGGCTCTTTGCACCTATAGTGCTCCTTTGGTTTATCCTAATTGGGACTATTGGGGCACTGAACATACACAAGTACAACAATTCAGTCCTAAAAGCCTATAATCCGGTCTATATCTATCGATATTTCCGACGAGGGAAGTCTGAGAGCTGGACCTCCCTTGGAGGAATCATGCTTAGCATCACAG GGACCGAAGCATTATATGCTGATTTATGTCATTTCCCTGTCTTTGCCATTCAG ATTGCTTTCACGTTAGTGGTGTTCCCTTGCCTTCTCCTCGCGTACACTGGGCAGGCGGCATACATTATTAGCAACAAGGACCATGTAGTTGATGCCTTCTATCGCTCCATTCCAG ATACCATTTACTGGCCAGTCTTCATTATTGCAACCCTTGCAGCAATAGTTGCAAGTCAAGCCACTATATCTGCTACGTACTCAATAATAAAGCAAGCTCTCGCACTGGGCTGTTTCCCTCGAGTCAGTGTTGTCCACACCTCAAAGAAATTTCTCGGGCAGATTTACATCCCTGACATCAACTGGGTACTTATGATTCTTTGCATTGCAGTAACAGCTGGATTCAAGAACCAAAGCCAGATAGGAAATGCATATG GCACTGCTGTGGTGATAGTTATGCTGGTCACAACATTCCTCATGGTCCCAATAATGTTGTTAGTATGGAAAAGCCACTGGATCCTTGTGGTCATTTTTATTGTGCTCTCGTTGATGGTGGAGCTCCCATACTTCACAGCCTGCATTaacaaagttgaccaaggtgGTTGGGTTCCACTTGTAGTTGCAATTGCATTCTTCATCATCATGTATGTGTGGCATTTCTGCACCGTGAAGCGATATGAATTCGAGATGCACAGCAAGGTTTCCATGGCCTGGATTCTAGGACTTGGGCCAAGCCTCGGCCTTGTCAGGGTTCCTGGGATAGGCTTTGTATACACCGAGCTGGCAAGTGGCGTCCCGCATATCTTCTCCCATTTCATCACCAACCTTCCTGCCATCCATTCAGTTGTTGTCTTCGTTTGTGTCAAGTACCTTCCAGTATATACTGTCCCGGTCGAAGAACGGTTCATCGTGAAGAGGATCGGGCCAAAGAACTTCCACATGTTCCGCTGTGTCGCGAGGTACGGATACAAGGACATCCACAAGAGAGATGACGACTTCGAGAAGATGCTCCTCGACAGGCTCTTGCTCTTTGTCAGGCTGGAGAGCATGATGGATGACTATTCAGACTCTGAAGACTTCACTATGATGGAGGAGAAGACTCAGGGATCAAGCAATGCACTGCTGCTAACTGGTAAGGCTGGGAGCAACACAATGTGCTCCACTGGTGACCTGAGCTACTCATCACAGGATTCCATTGTGCCTGCCAAGTCACCACTAAGAGGGAACAGCCTGACAAGGTACTCGAATCAGACATTTGGCGATGAACTGGAGTTCCTGAACCGGTGCAAGGATGCTGGCGTCGTGCACATACTGGGGAACACAATTGTTCATGCACGACCAGATTCAGGGATCATCAAGAAGGTTGCTGTAAATTATGTGTTTGCATTCCTCAGGAAGATTTGCAGGGAGAACAGTGTGATATTTAATGTTCCCCATGAAAGTCTGCTCAATGTAGGCCAGATATActatatatga
- the LOC102702590 gene encoding zinc finger BED domain-containing protein RICESLEEPER 1-like — MNRIVIRCCLSAIEDYPANYYLSMFPDCKNFLRVRDGEIVTSMTVEAINYWGIEHKLLGVTVMEGVGNSILDIQELENNVEVQNYLLGRCRLLTIPCMAEWLHDLFGFELSELVLGTSLAWFGYMTCSPLCKQKYQQVRSQLHLNPPSLGSRKWYLTFYLLEAALLFDRTAPNVEQTDPQLFTHKPSSDKVQAMEIFCKIARSIYQAIKVVSSPQYVFNSYFHVLWSVRTTLQELSTVRNIERIVDVGKMQENFDRQRRRVYVWLSMAVVLDPRYHINFIEQRFRQAFGNDAYMYISEVRGKLFELVMHYSCHVNQQNINTYSQMMDILLSIMSGTKSQNETNQILNGNTGQDGFREICQF; from the coding sequence ATGAACAGGATTGTTATCAGATGTTGCTTATCTGCAATCGAAGACTACCCTGCCAATTACTACTTAAGCATGTTTCCTGACTGTAAAAACTTCTTGCGTGTAAGAGATGGTGAAATCGTCACCAGTATGACTGTAGAAGCAATCAACTACTGGGGTATTGAGCATAAGCTTTTAGGAGTAACAGTAATGGAGGGAGTGGGTAATTCTATTTTGGATATACAGGAATTGGAGAACAATGTTGAAGTGCAGAACTATCTTCTGGGCAGATGCAGACTATTGACTATTCCTTGTATGGCAGAGTGGCTTCATGATCTCTTTGGTTTTGAACTCAGTGAACTTGTTCTGGGAACAAGTCTGGCCTGGTTTGGCTACATGACATGCTCTCCACTTTGTAAGCAAAAATATCAACAAGTTCGATCACAGCTGCACCTCAACCCACCCTCTCTTGGGTCACGAAAATGGTACTTGACATTCTACTTATTGGAAGCTGCCTTGTTGTTCGATAGAACAGCTCCAAATGTTGAACAAACTGACCCTCAACTGTTTACACATAAACCATCTTCGGATAAGGTGCAAGCAATGGAAATCTTCTGTAAGATCGCAAGGTCAATTTATCAGGCAATCAAAGTAGTTTCAAGCCCTCAGTATGTCTTCAATTCGTATTTCCACGTCTTGTGGAGTGTGAGGACAACTCTGCAGGAATTATCGACAGTGAGAAATATCGAGCGCATTGTCGATGTGGGCAAAATGCAGGAAAACTTTGACAGGCAACGGAGAAGGGTGTATGTGTGGTTGTCCATGGCTGTTGTTCTGGATCCCAGATATCACATCAATTTTATCGAGCAACGTTTCAGGCAAGCTTTTGGTAATGATGCTTACATGTACATAAGTGAAGTGCGTGGGAAGCTTTTTGAGCTGGTCATGCATTACTCCTGCCATGTCAATcagcaaaatattaatacatatagCCAGATGATGGATATTCTACTGTCAATTATGAGTGGTACTAAATCACAAAACGAAACAAATCAGATTTTAAATGGGAACACAGGACAAGATGGTTTCAGAGAAATATGCCAGTTTTAG
- the LOC102702874 gene encoding uncharacterized protein LOC102702874, which produces MAKANEKLQLDVKNKRPEGYERPEECDIEALTGNEKEYIEMDLLLGVADLHSEKAVEVAEAIMNGFPPAGRSFTCSSSDSEDDIVTKMVVMNKPCLPKMKMN; this is translated from the exons ATGGCAAAGGCGAACGAGAAATTGCAGCTCGATGTAAAA AATAAGCGTCCTGAAGGGTATGAACGTCCTGAAGAGTGTGATATAGAAGCGCTTACAGGAAATGAGAAGGAATATATTGAGATG GATTTGCTTCTTGGTGTAGCTGATTTGCATTCAGAGAAAGCTGTAGAGGTGGCTGAAGCAATAATGAACGGTTTCCCACCTGCAGGAAGGTCATTCACTTGTAGCTCATCTGACTCTGAAGATGATATAGTGACGAAGATGGTGGTGATGAACAAACCATGTCTGccaaagatgaagatgaactAG